One Halobacterium sp. DL1 DNA window includes the following coding sequences:
- a CDS encoding heavy metal transporter: MSETITVEGMTCGHCEQTVEEALSDVDGVTSADADRESDSATVEGTSDTDTLVAAVDDAGYDASK; encoded by the coding sequence ATGTCGGAAACAATCACTGTCGAGGGAATGACGTGTGGACACTGTGAACAGACCGTCGAAGAGGCGCTCAGCGACGTGGATGGCGTGACGAGCGCGGACGCAGACCGCGAATCCGACTCCGCGACCGTAGAGGGTACGTCGGACACCGACACCCTCGTCGCTGCTGTCGACGACGCGGGCTACGACGCGTCGAAGTAA
- a CDS encoding hypothetical protein (phage-associated protein): MNLCKGTFDFSTPLEPDNALDSTGCDSLSGFMRCRTHPDCPTHRGMASTSIIFAILVGPPSRYKSVEDSLLCYGK, encoded by the coding sequence GTGAACCTTTGCAAGGGGACATTTGACTTCTCCACACCTCTTGAGCCGGATAACGCGCTTGATTCAACAGGTTGTGATTCCCTGTCTGGATTCATGCGGTGTCGTACTCATCCCGATTGCCCGACACACCGGGGCATGGCTAGTACCTCTATCATATTCGCCATACTAGTTGGCCCACCGTCACGTTATAAGTCGGTTGAGGATTCACTCCTCTGCTATGGGAAGTGA
- a CDS encoding heme biosynthesis protein HemY, with protein MTKDDNPRGEITLTSDAAEQIESMLHSQGFDSETAGLRVSVERGGCAGLSYQFDLTDDPAVDDVICETNHITVFVDRPSQQYLNGSKVAIEDTAHGTGLSIDNPNADQQCGCGLSFQ; from the coding sequence ATGACTAAGGACGACAACCCCCGCGGGGAAATCACGCTTACCAGCGACGCTGCGGAGCAGATCGAGTCCATGCTCCACTCCCAGGGGTTCGACTCCGAAACCGCCGGGCTTCGCGTGTCCGTCGAACGAGGCGGCTGTGCGGGACTCTCCTACCAGTTCGATCTCACAGACGACCCGGCAGTGGACGACGTCATCTGCGAGACAAATCACATCACCGTGTTCGTCGACCGTCCGAGCCAGCAGTACCTCAACGGGTCTAAGGTCGCCATCGAGGATACAGCCCACGGGACCGGACTCAGTATCGACAACCCAAACGCCGACCAGCAGTGTGGTTGCGGACTGTCCTTTCAGTGA
- a CDS encoding ABC transporter substrate-binding protein produces the protein MKEKLSRRQLLSGVAAGTTVTLAGCTGGDSGDDTTSTDGTSSDGETTTKTYDENQLEDQLTVALPTDPTAGVWSVYGGVMPYYTNTLEPLIWVTDDMELQPWLASNWESTGEKSWEFTIRDGVKFHNGETLTAEHVVWSFETVLNEWSYAPGWLHVKPENVTALDDRTVEFVTTDVFPTFPGTIAHNMVAIQHPDRSRENKDVIGTGPYQVTNRKKGQRVETEAFNDYWNGDVQMQNLDFRVITDPTTRSLALENNEVDVAYSPPSSKIDSLSENSNTQVTKQTSPGAMYVGLHNYKEPTNDVKLRKALNWATSQKTLVDTILNNVGLPARGPVAKSIYWSGHEKLPEYKRDVEKATSLVEESAYDGQTLQFLVGSQTPSGRTIASALQEWYSEIGVDVAIKQVEESAFEDAVRSGGGHLVLESSGSNSGAADYLIYETFHSEGDVNERLYQENGTGVYNPGEEVDTLIEEGFQTGDKELKEEKYEEALRIIMEDEASVVPLTYQQYVVGSYKDVENLDLRPINEMVRWPGTKHLK, from the coding sequence ATGAAAGAAAAACTGTCGCGGAGGCAACTACTATCCGGCGTTGCTGCCGGTACCACCGTCACTCTCGCAGGGTGTACGGGGGGCGATTCCGGCGACGACACCACGTCAACGGACGGTACCTCGTCGGACGGAGAGACGACGACGAAGACGTACGACGAGAACCAGCTCGAGGACCAATTGACGGTCGCGCTGCCGACCGACCCCACGGCCGGCGTGTGGTCCGTGTACGGTGGCGTCATGCCGTACTACACGAACACACTCGAGCCCCTTATCTGGGTCACCGACGACATGGAACTACAACCGTGGCTGGCGAGCAACTGGGAATCCACGGGCGAGAAGTCCTGGGAGTTCACCATCCGCGACGGCGTCAAGTTCCACAACGGCGAGACACTGACCGCCGAACACGTCGTCTGGTCGTTCGAAACCGTCCTCAACGAGTGGTCGTACGCGCCAGGCTGGCTCCACGTCAAACCGGAGAACGTCACCGCACTCGACGACCGGACCGTCGAGTTCGTGACGACGGACGTCTTCCCGACGTTCCCGGGCACCATCGCGCACAACATGGTGGCCATCCAGCACCCCGACCGGAGCCGCGAGAACAAAGATGTCATCGGGACGGGACCGTACCAGGTGACCAACCGCAAGAAGGGCCAGCGCGTGGAGACAGAGGCATTCAACGACTACTGGAACGGTGATGTCCAGATGCAGAACCTCGACTTCCGCGTCATCACCGACCCGACCACCCGTTCGCTCGCACTCGAGAACAACGAGGTGGACGTCGCCTACTCGCCGCCCAGTTCGAAGATCGATTCGCTGTCGGAGAACAGTAACACGCAGGTCACCAAGCAGACCTCGCCGGGGGCGATGTACGTGGGCCTCCACAACTACAAGGAGCCGACGAACGACGTCAAACTCCGCAAGGCGCTCAACTGGGCGACGTCCCAGAAGACCCTCGTGGATACCATCCTCAACAACGTCGGCCTGCCCGCCCGCGGACCGGTCGCCAAGTCCATCTACTGGTCTGGCCACGAGAAGCTGCCGGAGTACAAGCGGGACGTCGAGAAGGCGACGTCGCTGGTCGAGGAGTCCGCCTACGACGGACAGACGCTGCAGTTCCTCGTCGGCAGCCAGACGCCCAGCGGCAGGACCATTGCGTCCGCGCTCCAGGAGTGGTACAGCGAGATCGGCGTGGACGTCGCAATTAAGCAGGTCGAGGAATCGGCATTCGAGGACGCCGTCAGGAGCGGCGGTGGCCACCTAGTGCTCGAGAGCTCCGGTTCCAACAGCGGCGCCGCAGACTACCTCATTTACGAAACGTTCCACTCCGAAGGGGACGTCAACGAGCGATTGTACCAGGAGAACGGAACTGGCGTGTACAACCCCGGTGAGGAGGTCGACACACTCATCGAGGAGGGGTTCCAGACCGGGGACAAGGAGCTCAAAGAAGAGAAATACGAAGAGGCGCTCCGGATCATCATGGAGGATGAAGCCAGTGTCGTGCCGCTGACGTACCAGCAGTACGTCGTCGGGTCGTACAAGGACGTCGAGAACCTCGACCTCCGTCCGATCAACGAGATGGTCCGCTGGCCCGGCACCAAGCACCTTAAATAA
- a CDS encoding signal transduction protein, translating to MMTEVPLTIESQACVPRLLHHIDQANVRRVPVVDDGNVAGIVTFDDIVVHLAGESAHVAAQLESLADVVHAGSPRRS from the coding sequence GTGATGACCGAGGTCCCCCTGACTATCGAATCGCAGGCATGCGTCCCGCGGTTACTCCACCACATAGACCAGGCGAACGTTCGCCGAGTGCCGGTCGTGGACGACGGGAACGTTGCCGGGATTGTCACGTTTGACGATATTGTCGTTCACTTGGCGGGTGAGAGTGCACACGTGGCCGCACAACTCGAAAGCCTCGCCGACGTCGTCCACGCTGGGTCACCACGGAGGAGCTAG
- a CDS encoding filamentation induced by cAMP protein fic has translation MQQAELDAESPGDLVSYGRESYYKPEPLPPSQALALDDDFYETLADATFWLGKLSGVSLELDFPPVLYTSLLRKEAMESAEIEGADVNYDALYSLETRTFDAGRDEPSETTVTDDTKDTREVLNYETAVKDGIDALDHDRELNVELLHDLHETLLTGVPDDRVDTGTIGAYKTKPNYLGDFLPPAPGAVEDLMDGLFTYYRTGGSYHPLVDIALFHYQFETIHPYGDGNGRLGRLLITLQLYDADLLERPNLYLSEYFNRNKNTYVERMEGIRFHGEWEAWLSFFIEGIARQARESVERTLALADLRREYEEEYGGKSYTKNKLAVNLFEQPYVTSKTVQRLFGVEQPTASRAINQLVDEGILEEVPRHGRNKEYRAREIFEILEQPPQTY, from the coding sequence ATGCAGCAAGCCGAGTTGGATGCTGAGTCTCCCGGCGACCTCGTCTCATACGGCCGGGAGTCATACTACAAGCCAGAGCCACTCCCTCCATCCCAAGCCCTTGCGCTCGACGACGACTTCTACGAGACGCTCGCCGACGCGACGTTCTGGCTCGGTAAGCTCAGCGGCGTCAGCCTCGAACTCGACTTCCCGCCAGTCCTCTACACCTCGCTACTCCGCAAGGAAGCCATGGAATCCGCGGAGATTGAGGGTGCCGACGTCAACTACGATGCGCTGTACAGTCTCGAAACACGCACGTTCGACGCAGGCCGGGACGAACCGAGCGAGACCACTGTAACGGACGACACCAAAGACACCCGTGAGGTCCTCAACTACGAAACTGCAGTCAAAGACGGTATCGACGCTCTCGACCACGACAGGGAGTTGAACGTCGAGTTACTCCACGACCTCCACGAAACCCTGCTCACTGGTGTTCCAGACGACCGCGTCGACACAGGCACAATCGGTGCGTACAAGACGAAACCGAACTACCTGGGTGACTTCCTCCCGCCGGCGCCAGGCGCCGTTGAGGACCTAATGGATGGCCTGTTCACCTACTATCGGACTGGCGGCAGCTACCACCCTCTCGTGGACATCGCGCTCTTCCACTACCAGTTCGAAACCATCCACCCGTATGGTGACGGAAACGGTCGCCTCGGACGCCTCCTCATCACACTCCAGTTGTACGATGCCGACCTCCTCGAACGTCCTAACCTCTACCTCAGTGAGTACTTCAACCGCAATAAGAACACGTACGTCGAGCGGATGGAGGGCATCCGGTTCCACGGTGAGTGGGAAGCCTGGCTCTCCTTTTTCATCGAGGGAATCGCACGCCAAGCCCGTGAATCCGTGGAGAGAACGCTCGCGCTCGCCGACCTTCGCCGTGAATACGAGGAGGAGTACGGCGGGAAATCGTACACCAAGAACAAGCTCGCAGTGAACCTCTTCGAGCAGCCCTACGTCACGAGCAAGACCGTCCAACGGCTATTCGGTGTCGAGCAACCGACTGCATCGCGGGCAATCAACCAGCTCGTCGACGAAGGTATCCTCGAGGAAGTCCCCCGACACGGCCGAAACAAGGAATATCGTGCCCGCGAGATCTTCGAGATTCTCGAACAGCCGCCACAGACGTACTGA
- a CDS encoding MarR family transcriptional regulator has protein sequence MEEVLTQVVPDLKLKSEHLPYTDFVETTLLCADLMQAAEGETIVVLGGGAREILLPLTVATFSNESYINTVLQVGDIDSSVRRIPRLNLRGNVSDAEAALLTDLSDLDTPLSISDIATALEKSKSTIARHVDSLESEGLIKTAKQGRTKTVKPTDSGRIFLSSIESEHRLHQE, from the coding sequence GTGGAAGAAGTTCTGACGCAGGTTGTCCCGGACCTCAAGTTGAAGTCAGAGCATCTCCCGTATACCGATTTTGTCGAAACAACACTTCTCTGCGCAGACCTCATGCAAGCAGCGGAAGGTGAAACCATAGTCGTCCTCGGTGGTGGTGCGCGCGAGATCCTTCTTCCGTTGACGGTTGCTACGTTCTCGAACGAGAGCTACATTAATACCGTTCTTCAAGTCGGTGATATTGACAGTAGCGTGCGCCGGATTCCACGTTTGAACCTTCGAGGGAATGTCTCCGATGCCGAAGCAGCGTTACTTACTGATCTAAGTGACCTAGACACTCCGTTGTCTATCAGCGACATTGCTACCGCCCTCGAGAAATCGAAAAGCACCATTGCTCGCCACGTCGATAGCCTAGAATCAGAGGGGCTTATCAAGACCGCTAAACAGGGCCGAACGAAGACCGTAAAACCGACCGACAGCGGGCGAATTTTCCTAAGTAGTATCGAATCAGAGCATCGGCTACATCAGGAGTGA
- a CDS encoding transposase ISH9 — translation MVSEFRLLTRVTVAKAKSVVATPDEPADPEGGRGFAEWAMLTLHALRIELGKSYRVAVDLLSEMPGVLEEIGLTRLPHYTVLRTWFARIPTKTWRAFLDASVEERTGHAAIDSTGFDRDQPSRHYANRTNYRVRALKVTALVDVETLYITDIHSTTSKKHDAKIGPQVARRNAGDLRSLAADRGYDAKAFRDELRENGIRPLIKHRIMNPLDHAHNARMDGDRYHQRSMSETVFSSIKRTLGAAVRARSWWLEFREMLLKATVYNLRRSVRYP, via the coding sequence TTGGTATCGGAATTCCGCCTCCTCACGCGTGTTACGGTCGCTAAGGCTAAATCTGTTGTCGCTACCCCGGACGAACCCGCCGACCCCGAAGGGGGTCGCGGGTTCGCCGAGTGGGCGATGCTCACGCTGCATGCACTCCGCATCGAGCTGGGAAAATCCTACCGCGTCGCGGTGGATTTGCTCAGCGAAATGCCTGGCGTCCTCGAAGAGATTGGCCTCACGCGTCTCCCGCACTATACCGTTCTCCGCACGTGGTTCGCACGGATTCCGACCAAGACGTGGCGTGCGTTCCTCGACGCGTCGGTCGAGGAACGCACTGGCCACGCGGCTATCGATTCGACAGGCTTCGACCGCGACCAGCCCAGCCGCCACTACGCTAACCGCACTAACTACCGCGTCCGAGCGCTCAAAGTCACTGCACTCGTGGATGTCGAAACGCTGTACATCACCGACATCCACTCGACCACTTCGAAGAAACACGATGCGAAGATCGGCCCGCAGGTCGCCCGGCGGAACGCCGGCGACCTGCGAAGCCTCGCCGCCGACCGAGGCTATGACGCGAAAGCCTTCCGCGACGAACTCCGCGAAAACGGCATCAGACCGCTGATCAAGCACAGGATCATGAATCCACTCGATCACGCTCACAACGCCCGCATGGACGGTGATCGGTACCACCAGCGCTCCATGTCAGAAACCGTCTTCTCGTCAATCAAGCGCACGCTCGGCGCCGCCGTGCGTGCGCGTAGCTGGTGGCTGGAGTTCCGTGAAATGCTGCTGAAAGCGACCGTCTACAACCTCCGGCGGAGCGTGAGATATCCGTGA
- a CDS encoding amidase, protein MVEIEEATVDQLHRAFESGDLTSRELVEQYLERIDAYDQAGPELNSIIEVNDAAVDRADELDAKFAEDGKFVGPLHGIPVLVKDAVETADMPTTFGSAAFSEYVPEKDADVVRRLRDAGAIVLAKTNLPDWATSWFGFSSALGRTKNPYALDRDPGGSSSGTGAAVAANLGAVGIGTDCGGSIRVPASFDNLVGFRVTPGLISRSGVNPLVSHQDTAGPMTRTVRETAKLLDVLVGYDSEDELTAKTELADLEESYVDHLKADALDGARIGVLRDGFGDDDNPDAAPVTEVVDDAIVTMRNSGAEIVDPVEIPRLNDYLGETMLYVLQSKHDINEFLQEIDGPVGSVDELYENGEYHELLDLFIAFAEDGPDDLSDHLGYYQALNAQQAFQQEILNVYASHDLDAIVYPDVQVIPPLESEIREEKYATMTFPTNTIIGSQSLCCAMSVPAGFTDDGLPVGMEILGKPFDETTLVELGYSFEQTGDRRQSPETTPPL, encoded by the coding sequence ATGGTCGAAATAGAGGAGGCGACGGTCGACCAGCTTCACCGCGCATTCGAATCTGGCGACCTCACGAGTAGAGAGCTTGTTGAACAGTACCTCGAGCGAATCGATGCCTACGATCAGGCGGGCCCCGAGCTTAATTCCATCATCGAAGTCAACGACGCTGCAGTCGACCGCGCAGACGAACTCGACGCGAAGTTCGCGGAGGACGGTAAGTTCGTCGGGCCACTCCACGGAATCCCGGTTCTCGTGAAAGACGCAGTCGAAACGGCTGACATGCCGACAACGTTCGGCTCGGCGGCGTTCTCAGAGTACGTTCCCGAGAAAGACGCAGATGTCGTCCGACGGCTTCGAGACGCTGGTGCGATTGTCCTCGCGAAGACGAACCTGCCCGACTGGGCCACCTCCTGGTTCGGCTTCTCCTCGGCGCTTGGCCGGACGAAGAACCCGTACGCGCTCGACCGCGACCCCGGCGGATCGAGTAGCGGGACGGGAGCGGCTGTCGCAGCCAACCTCGGAGCAGTAGGAATCGGAACGGACTGCGGTGGGTCGATTCGCGTTCCGGCCTCCTTCGACAACCTCGTCGGCTTCCGGGTGACACCCGGGTTGATCAGTCGGTCTGGAGTGAACCCCCTCGTCTCGCATCAGGATACCGCGGGACCGATGACCCGGACCGTTCGAGAGACTGCGAAACTACTGGACGTGCTCGTCGGCTACGATTCCGAAGACGAACTCACCGCCAAAACCGAGCTCGCAGACCTCGAAGAGTCCTACGTCGACCACCTCAAAGCGGACGCCCTGGACGGGGCGCGAATCGGAGTGCTCCGAGATGGGTTCGGGGACGACGACAATCCCGACGCAGCACCGGTCACCGAGGTTGTCGACGACGCGATCGTGACGATGCGCAACTCCGGTGCAGAGATCGTCGACCCCGTCGAGATTCCCCGCTTGAACGACTACCTCGGGGAGACGATGCTGTACGTTCTCCAGTCGAAGCATGATATCAACGAGTTCCTCCAGGAGATCGACGGGCCCGTCGGTTCGGTCGACGAGCTCTACGAGAACGGCGAGTACCACGAGTTGCTCGACCTCTTCATCGCGTTCGCCGAGGACGGCCCAGATGACCTCTCCGACCACCTGGGGTACTACCAGGCCCTCAACGCCCAGCAGGCGTTCCAACAGGAGATCCTGAACGTCTACGCTAGCCACGACCTCGACGCGATCGTGTATCCCGACGTTCAGGTCATTCCACCCCTCGAAAGCGAGATTAGAGAGGAGAAGTACGCGACGATGACGTTCCCGACGAACACGATTATCGGATCACAGTCGCTGTGCTGCGCCATGTCGGTCCCGGCGGGATTCACCGACGATGGGCTCCCGGTCGGGATGGAGATTCTGGGTAAGCCCTTCGACGAGACGACGCTCGTCGAGCTGGGATACTCCTTCGAGCAGACCGGAGACCGTCGTCAATCTCCCGAAACAACGCCGCCTCTGTGA
- a CDS encoding molybdenum-binding protein, whose protein sequence is MSQRKSHINIQGMSCANCSQAISEAVTSLDGVSEANINFATDEGSVAYDPGEVSLGEIFDAIEDAGYSPVTDSVTIAVTDMSCANCSETIEDALERTPGVVAADANFATDEAQVTYNPAEADRGDFYEAIENAGYSPVREDAEADDGSGGDAREAARQEEIRRQLQLTLFGAALSLPLLVFMADHLLGLGLVGDELFGVPSGWVAFALATPVQVVLGKPFYKNSYKALVTNGRANMDVLIALGSTTAYVYSVAVLFGVISGGLYFDTAAFILVFITLGNYLEARSKGQAGEALRKLLEMEADTATVIDEDGTEAEIPLDEVDVGDRMKVKPGEQIPTDGVVVDGQSAVDESMVTGESVPVEKSEGDEVVGSTINENGVLVVEATKVGEDTALQQIVQTVKEAQSRQPDIQNLADRISAYFVPAVIANAVLWGVIWSLFPEALAGFVAALPLWGLVAGGPVAVGGVSVFEFATIVFASSVLIACPCALGLATPAATMVGTTLGAQNGVLFKGGDVLERAKDVDTVVFDKTGTLTKGEMELTDIVVFDGDGQPVADGGNPATDGGQFAAAEQLSEDDVLRFAAIAESASEHPLARAIVDGARDRGIDVADPDDFENVPGHGIKATVSNSEVLVGNRKLLRDHGIDPAPAQETMERLENEGKTAMLVAYEGELVGVVADADTVKESAKDAVSQLKERGVDVMMITGDNERTARAVAEQVGIDPENVRAEVLPEDKSDAVESIQDGGRKAMMVGDGVNDAPALAVAYVGTAIGSGTDVAIEAADVTLMRDDPVDVVKAIRISDATLAKIKQNLVWALGYNTAMIPLASLGLLQPVLAAVAMAFSSVSVLSNSLLFRRYTPDHDYKLLGRFR, encoded by the coding sequence ATGAGTCAGCGAAAAAGCCACATCAATATTCAGGGGATGAGTTGTGCGAACTGTTCGCAAGCCATCTCTGAGGCCGTCACCTCACTTGACGGCGTCTCGGAGGCGAACATCAACTTCGCCACTGACGAGGGGTCGGTCGCGTACGACCCCGGGGAGGTCTCACTTGGGGAGATATTTGATGCGATAGAAGACGCCGGGTATTCACCAGTGACCGACTCGGTCACGATCGCGGTCACCGACATGTCGTGTGCGAACTGCTCGGAGACGATAGAGGACGCACTCGAACGGACGCCGGGCGTCGTCGCCGCTGACGCCAACTTCGCGACCGACGAGGCACAGGTCACGTACAATCCGGCCGAGGCAGACCGGGGGGACTTCTACGAAGCCATCGAAAACGCTGGCTACTCGCCCGTTAGAGAGGACGCCGAAGCCGACGATGGCTCGGGAGGCGATGCCCGAGAGGCCGCCCGGCAAGAAGAAATCCGTCGGCAACTCCAGCTGACGCTGTTCGGCGCAGCACTGTCCCTCCCCCTGCTGGTGTTCATGGCCGACCACCTGCTGGGACTCGGACTCGTAGGAGACGAGCTCTTCGGTGTTCCGTCCGGATGGGTCGCGTTCGCGCTGGCGACGCCTGTCCAGGTGGTGCTCGGTAAGCCGTTCTACAAGAACTCCTACAAGGCACTCGTCACGAACGGCCGCGCCAACATGGACGTGCTGATCGCGCTGGGCTCGACGACCGCCTACGTCTACTCCGTGGCAGTCTTGTTCGGGGTGATCTCTGGCGGACTGTACTTCGACACGGCAGCGTTCATCCTCGTGTTCATCACGCTCGGCAACTACCTCGAGGCCCGCTCGAAGGGCCAGGCCGGCGAAGCGCTCCGGAAACTCCTCGAGATGGAGGCCGACACCGCCACCGTCATCGACGAGGATGGAACCGAGGCGGAGATACCCCTCGACGAGGTCGACGTCGGCGACCGGATGAAGGTCAAGCCCGGCGAGCAAATCCCCACGGACGGCGTCGTCGTCGACGGCCAGTCCGCGGTCGACGAGTCGATGGTGACCGGCGAGTCCGTCCCCGTCGAGAAATCCGAGGGCGACGAAGTGGTCGGCTCCACCATCAACGAGAACGGCGTCCTCGTCGTCGAGGCGACGAAGGTTGGCGAAGACACGGCGCTCCAGCAGATCGTGCAAACGGTGAAGGAAGCGCAGTCCCGCCAGCCCGACATCCAGAACCTCGCGGACCGCATCTCCGCGTACTTCGTCCCCGCAGTCATCGCGAACGCCGTCCTCTGGGGCGTCATCTGGTCCCTGTTCCCCGAGGCCCTCGCAGGCTTCGTCGCCGCGCTCCCGCTGTGGGGCCTCGTTGCGGGTGGTCCCGTCGCCGTTGGAGGCGTCTCGGTATTCGAGTTCGCAACAATCGTCTTTGCATCGTCGGTGCTCATCGCCTGTCCCTGTGCGCTGGGCCTGGCAACGCCCGCCGCCACGATGGTCGGGACAACCCTCGGTGCACAGAACGGCGTCCTGTTCAAAGGCGGCGATGTCCTCGAACGGGCGAAGGACGTCGATACGGTTGTCTTTGACAAGACCGGGACGCTCACGAAAGGCGAGATGGAACTGACCGACATCGTCGTCTTCGACGGCGACGGCCAGCCTGTCGCAGACGGTGGGAACCCCGCTACTGATGGCGGACAGTTCGCTGCTGCTGAGCAGCTTAGCGAGGACGACGTGCTTCGGTTCGCGGCAATCGCCGAGAGTGCGAGCGAACACCCGCTCGCCCGGGCAATCGTCGATGGAGCCAGAGACCGCGGCATCGATGTGGCCGACCCCGATGACTTCGAGAACGTCCCCGGCCACGGCATCAAAGCGACCGTGAGCAACAGCGAGGTCCTGGTCGGCAATCGGAAGCTCCTCCGGGACCACGGTATCGACCCCGCGCCCGCTCAGGAGACGATGGAGCGCCTCGAGAACGAGGGCAAGACGGCGATGTTGGTCGCCTACGAGGGTGAACTCGTGGGCGTCGTCGCGGACGCCGACACAGTCAAGGAGAGTGCGAAAGACGCCGTGAGCCAGCTCAAAGAGCGCGGCGTCGACGTGATGATGATCACCGGCGACAACGAGCGCACCGCTCGCGCTGTCGCCGAGCAGGTCGGCATCGACCCCGAGAACGTCCGCGCGGAGGTCCTCCCCGAGGACAAGTCGGACGCCGTGGAATCCATCCAGGACGGCGGTCGAAAAGCGATGATGGTCGGCGACGGCGTCAACGACGCGCCCGCGCTCGCGGTCGCGTACGTCGGCACGGCCATCGGGTCGGGCACGGACGTCGCCATCGAGGCCGCGGACGTGACGCTGATGCGCGACGACCCGGTTGACGTCGTGAAGGCGATCCGCATTTCGGACGCGACGCTGGCGAAGATCAAGCAGAACCTCGTGTGGGCACTGGGCTACAACACGGCGATGATCCCGCTGGCCTCGCTCGGCCTGCTCCAGCCCGTGCTTGCCGCTGTCGCGATGGCGTTCTCAAGCGTATCCGTACTGTCGAATAGCCTGCTGTTCCGCCGGTACACCCCCGATCACGACTACAAGCTGCTCGGCCGTTTCCGCTGA
- a CDS encoding Lrp/AsnC family transcription regulator, with the protein MRDLDETDLEILQLLVSDARRPYSDIADAVNLSAPAVSDRVARLQEMGVINRFTLDVDRSQLWGGIPVLITLDVSLTGSSAGSIKEQLLDDGAVEHVFTTAEADLVIYARVQDNDIAGWLTDSLDEGAFDDFEVKLLAGVDWSPNLGGTEFALTCAQCGNTVDSEGTSTRIDGELYQFCCPSCETRFTEKYNRLQQDAE; encoded by the coding sequence ATGCGCGACCTCGACGAAACTGACCTCGAAATCCTCCAGCTACTGGTCTCAGACGCTCGTCGGCCGTACAGTGACATCGCGGACGCCGTTAATCTCTCGGCACCGGCCGTGTCGGATCGAGTAGCGAGATTACAGGAGATGGGAGTCATCAACCGGTTCACGCTCGATGTCGATCGCTCACAACTCTGGGGCGGAATTCCGGTGTTGATTACACTCGATGTCTCCTTGACGGGTTCCTCTGCTGGGTCGATCAAGGAGCAACTCTTGGACGACGGCGCAGTCGAGCACGTGTTCACGACGGCCGAAGCCGACCTCGTCATCTACGCCAGAGTCCAGGATAACGACATCGCTGGCTGGCTTACAGATAGCCTCGACGAAGGAGCGTTCGACGACTTCGAGGTGAAGCTCCTGGCAGGGGTGGACTGGTCGCCTAACTTGGGTGGAACGGAGTTTGCCCTCACCTGTGCCCAGTGCGGGAATACGGTCGACAGTGAGGGAACATCGACCCGTATCGACGGAGAGTTGTACCAGTTCTGTTGTCCGTCGTGCGAGACTCGATTCACAGAGAAGTACAATCGACTTCAGCAGGACGCTGAGTGA